Part of the Drosophila gunungcola strain Sukarami chromosome X unlocalized genomic scaffold, Dgunungcola_SK_2 000049F, whole genome shotgun sequence genome is shown below.
ttatattgaagacttatttttcaataattatttttaatctaaTCATTTTCTAATTTCATTTATAAGCTGTAAAGTGAAACTTTGCCTGCTTAACTGTCCCGAATTGGTTTATTTAAGGTTGTATATAATGTTTACTAACAATTCCCAAATGTATTTGTAAAACTAAACCCATTTATGCACGAGCTGAGttcttatttgatttttggtattttatgGGTTTTGAAAGCAGTGATGTAACCCCAGTTAGCAGCTCCTTTAAAATACCAAACTCTTGTGAGGTATCAACTCGGGTACAGAGGCACTAAATTACTAAACGCATCACCACCCATAGCTCTTTAATTGTATACTCTTCACATTTAAATCGAAGGCTTAGCTTTGCTGGATTGTCTCCGTTGcctttagtttagttttgtttattttttttctgtaccTGCTTGCGACAAAGGCTCCTGCCAGTGCCAGACTAACCCCTGCATTTACTTCCGATTCCAgatgacgaggaggaggagccggGCAGCGTGGCCAAGAAGATGCGCCTAgacgacagcagcaacaacagcagcctggtgggcgtggccagccAGCAAAAGGAGTGCCCCATCTGCAATGCGGTGTTCAGCAACAACATTGGCCTGTCCAATCACATGCGCTCCCACTACACGGCCTCGAATGCGGTGAATGCGGCTCTAGCGGCTGCCAATCGGATGACGCCGAAATCGCTGACGATAACCGCCACACCGGCGGCGGATTCGGAGATGGAACTTTTGGCAACAGCTGCGGCAGCATCATCGGTATCAATGGCCCCAGCCACTCCGGCCAATGTGCCACCGGCAATGGCCAACCAAACGCCCCAGGAGCAGGCCGTTTTCCGGCGAAGTCTCGACCAGGCGGCCGACCGTCGCTTCCGGCGTATGCGTTGCCGCATCTGCCAGCGACGCTTCAGCTCCAAGAAGTCCTATCGCTACCACATGCTCACCGATCATCAGGTGCAGAATGTGCAGTTCATCAAGTGCAAGCTGTGCAACGCCGAGTTTGCCTACGAGAAGGGCCTGAAGGTGCATCTGTTCAAGGTGCACGGCCGGGCGATCAAGGACGAGATGATTATCAAGCAGTTTGAGTGCGAGGTCTGCTCCATTGTCTACAGTTCggagctggagctgcagcagcacaAGCGCAGTGTCCACAAGCTGACTTCGGTATCGGCCTCGGCATCCACTTCGGTGTCGGCGTCCTCGAAGATTGACGATGACTCGCTGATGGAGGAGGCCAAGCCAACGGCAGCGGAGCTAGCTAATCTCTCCGCCCTTGCGGCTGGCGCATCCGCCAATGCATCTGCCTCGGGCCAGGGACTCCAGGGCACTCCGCTGTACTGGTACCAGTGCAAGTACTGTCCCTCCAACTTTAACACCAACAAGAAGCTGGCCATCCACATCAACTCGCACGACGAGTTTGACTCGAACGATTACTCCTGCAAAGACTGCGGCAATGTCTACAGCGGACGCAAGAGTCTATGGGTGAGTTTGTCGGGGATTAACCAGTTTTTTGGGTTTAAAATAGCTAGAGTGGTGTTGAGGGTTAAGAGGGAAACCACATTGGGCTATATTATccaaacagttttttttttttttaaacagttataataaatatacaatataaaacaaacaatatttcGAGTTACCAAACTTAATTCATGtctatttaataatatatattttaataagaaaacagTACtcgaaatataatttataatagatgaaaataaataatggatctgtccataaaataatttaatttagtttccCCTTTCTTAAACGAGAATACTCTAGCTGTTTATAAACTCAGAGGTTCGAACTTGTAAAATACAATTAGAATTAAAGCCACTGACATTAACTAGGTTTAACTAGGAGCAAGCACTCTTATGTGAAAAAAGTTAGTAACTGACAAGCtctataatataaaaatgtgttaatgcaatttgtatttgataAATATAATGGCCGAGAAAACTGTCCAAGGCGATTTAGCAAAGCTAAATAATGTTCCGAACTTCTATTGAGCGCGGTTTGATTGTTGTCTGCATATATTGACTCGCATGTTTCCCCTTTTCCCCCACAGGTGCATCGCTACAAGAAGCACCCGCAAGTACCCGATCCAGCAGAATGCTCCTTGTGCCGTAAGGTCTTCTTCGACCGCCAAATGCATGACAACCACACGCCCACCTGCAACCGCAAGCCAATCACCTCGACCGGCGCCCACCAGCAGCAGGAgccgcagctgcagcagcagcagcagcaggcatCGCTACAGCCAGGCAGACGAACCATCTTCCGGCACAAGACTGGCGATgatgaggacgaggaggaggaggagcaggatgAACAGCAGCTGGAGGACAGGGCGAACAGCGACGGCAACGGGACGACGGTGGCTTCGGGAAGTGCCACGACAGTGGCGGCAGTGGTGGCCACGTCGCTTAAGATACGCATCCCGGAGGTGGCCTGCACCATTTGCGGGGCGCGCTTCACCGACCAGGAGCACTTCAGCAAGCACATCCAGAAGCACGAGCAGGAGCTGTACGTGGACAATCCGTTGGCGGCGATGTTCGACGATGGGCCGGCGGATGTCGGCCAGTTCCAGGTGGAGCGGCAGAACGAGAACGGGGAATATGCGTGCGATTTGTGCGCCAAGACGTTCCCCCAGGTGATCGCACTCAAGGTGCATCGCAAGTGGCATTTCAGAGGTGATAGCAAGCAGGTGAGCGTTTTTGGGCTCGTGCAGCGAGGAGGACGAGCGACGGACGATGGCGAGCGTCATGAGCGTCGTCTGTCGCGCCACCAACAACTTTTGAtgtgctgatgatgatgatgatgcctCCGCACCAGTCGCAAAAAACAGATATCAACATCTCGTCATTGCAAACTGAATTTGTACTAATCTATATGTTTTCTCTTTTCTTTCCCCACAAAACTCCACAATCCACACAAACCACACGATTCCTGCTCCAATACCCATCCATCCTTCGGTAAATCCTTGCATTAAATCATCCTTGCAGAACCCCATCGACGGCGAAGCGACACAGTTGACCAACAACAATCacaccaccaacaacaacaacaactcgATGTTGCACCTCCGCGAACTGCATGCGGTGGGCCTGATGCCcaaccaacagcagcaacagcagcagcagagccTCAACAACTcgtgcaacagcagcagcatgaacaaccacaacaacaacaacaacagcagcagcagcagcaacaaccgcAGCAAGTCGATGAAGCGGAAACGTGAGCTGAAATGCGAATACTGCGCCTCCACCttcatcagcaacaacaatctgCGTCGCCACATGTACGAGCTGCACAAGCACGAGGTGAGCAATCTGCCGGAGCCGCCGGTGATTGTGGTGGACGAATACCTAACCTGCCGCCGCTGCCAGCTGAAGTTCGAGACCAAGGAGCTGTGGATCGAGCACAAGCTGGCCGATGCGAAGGTGGTGCGACCCTTCTGCCCCTTCCAGTGGGGCTGCGACCTGTGCGGCGAGTATCTGTCGCGCAAGGAGAAGCTGATGAACCACATCAACAACCATCTCAAGGAGGAGGTCATAGTGCCGGTGGCCACCAAAGCGGCCATCGAGAGGACGGCGGCCCAGGAAGCGGCGGCGGCAACAGCAGATGCaaaagcggcagcagcaacgacACCATTAACATCAGCAGGTGAGGCGATGAATACCGAAAAGCAATCTCTGGACAATGGCCAggtggcagcagcaacagcagcagcagcagtggcagcggcaacaacatcATCAGTGAAGTTGGAGGAGGGTCGCGAGGAAGAAGATAGCGATGACCTGGACGAGGAGGACAGCTCGGGCGAAGAGGAGGAAAGTTCGGGCACAGGTGACGATGAGGACGACGACACCGACGATGAGGATGGCGAGGGAGAAgatgaggacgaggagggCGATGGGGGTGAGGGCGAGGACGAGGAGGGTGTGCAGCCACCGGGTCAACTGTTGCCGCAGAAGCAACACAAGGCGGCCAATCATAACCAGGACGACGATGATCTCGTCGAGGAGGTCATCAGCTCGGATGACGACGAAGGCGAGGATGATGGCGAGGTGGAAAGCGACGACGACGAAGACGGCGACGATGATGGTGAAGATGACgacgatgaggaggaggaggacgacgatGTGGAGGAGCCGGAGCCAGTGGCATTGCCGGTGAGGCCGCTAATGAACGGCAAGTCCAAGATGCCGCCGCTGATCGTGGCCAGCTCGGACGATGAGGATGACGACGGTGTGTTGCCCATAGAGGACATCATCGAGGAGGAGTTCGATGAGGATGCCGATCCGGATCCCGATCCGGAGGAGGATGCCATCGAGGAGGTGGACGACGATGATTTAGATGAGGGGGATGTGGAGGACGAGCCGAATGTGGTGTCGACAGCCTCCTCGTCGGAGAGCGAGTCCACCACAACGACCACGTCCAATTCGCATTCTCATTCCACGGGTGAGCGGCGTAAGAAGGCCGACGATCAGTTGAATGATCCCGGCTTTACCTGTGATCTATGTCAACTTTGTTTCGATTCTCAGGAGCTTCTCCAGAGCCACATCAAAAGCCATTTCCTCAATGGGCCAAAGCTCTCGACAGCGGCTGCGGCAGTAGCAACaaagccaacagcagcagcagcaacagcaagcggcgcggcagcaacatcggtggcaacagcaacagcaacattaGCAACGGCAGCAAAGACGAAGCCTGACTCCAAGTCAGCGGTGCTGGCCatcaataacaacaacaagagtAAGACTGTTGCTGCCACGGCGGCGAAAAGTGCAACAACTGTAAAAACTGCAACAGCTGCAACAAATTGAGTAATCATCTTATCGACATTGACATCGACATCGCCATCGacacaccaccaccaccaccacctccatCATCTCGATCCAAACTCACTTGAAATGTACAAAGCCAATCCACTCAAACaccgccatcatcatcatcataatcatcatcatcataccATCAGAATCATTCAAACAATgaaaacatcaacagcaaccaCATGAACATCAGCAACGCATTCCATCAACAAATCAGCCAACTTTATGTATAGCACGAgatgcgtgtgtgtgcgtgtgtgttatataatcattttttttttcttgcttcTAGTCTTAAGAACTTAACtaacatatatgtacatcatatatagaatatatatatattaactaagactttttttttaaatgttaaccTAGTTTGTACCgcgcacacacccacacacaaagCAAAAACAGGGGTTTATATGCACCCTTTTACGGCTAAGTTTCGCTTagaaaaaactatatataaacatacattGATATGTTAGGCTTAAGCAAATAGAAAAGTACGTCTTAATATATTACACAACAATTTTCAAGCAAAAGTTTACGACGCACCAAAGCAAGCGACAGAAAACGCAAGGGAAACCGCTCAGTTAGAGTTAGTAAAACCATCAGGATTTTCAAAGTATTTCACAAAACATGCATGACACtctcaaacacacacacacacacacacaaagcgATAGATGTTTAGACttcatttttgttgtattaagCCTTGGTCTTCACAAAATTCTAAACACAGTATCAAACTTAATTTTGATAGAACACCAATCCACAAAACTTGAAGATTAGAAATCTTGAACGATGTTTGCCGCATGAAAACCAAaagcttaatttttgttatttatttggaagTCTTAAAGTAAATTTGAGGTAACGCAAATGCATCTAACAAGCAAAACTGTTTAAGAAATCCAAACTGTACATttgcacgaacaaaatattttgaaaattgcctAAAAAAGAACAACAGCCGATTTTATTTGATCtataattataaacatttagcTGGAGACTACATTTCTGGTTATTCTCGAGACGGCCGGCCTTGAGTCGAAAAAACGCGAAAAGGTTAAACCTGACTTAAATTTCGGCCTTTTAATGAATTTACacgaaattaatttgcaatCCAACTATGTTTCTCTTTTTGATCGAGCTTCAAGTTTGCATGGCTCAACATAAAAGCCAATGAATAATTTCgtataaaattgatttctCTTCCCAAcaagaaaacaatattttaataggaaaataataataaaaataatcaaatttaaattttttttttatagttgttTTTCGACTTTTGGCTTGCCCTCTAATATGTTTCCAAAATAAAGAATCCAATTTTATACTACTGAAAGCAAAACCTGCAGCATCAAATTCCAATTCTTATTCATGAGTAGGAAATATCATTGAAAAATTCTTAACGAATTCCCTTTTGTaaaggaataaaataaaaaaaggattgTGTGTTGCCAAATGTtacaacaaatattaatactcattttgaatttattcacATTTAGTTTCGACccattgttttgaaaattgtattatacGTTTATATAAACAGACAGTTCCTTGGAtagttatttttgaaattgagTGAAGTGCTAAATATATAACCAACGAATCTGTAATCGGTTCTAACTTCTCATCTGAACTTAACTTAATGCGCAAGGAAGACCAAGGTCAATAGAGGATCCATACTTAGACACGTATTTATATAGATTGAGATTCATTCATATAGCTAATATAACGATTTACACATAATCTGTACATTACTTGTATTTCACACTCTTACACCCACACGTATGCGCACACAACTTCAACATATAAAGACACAACTGATAACGGCGGCATTATATGTAAAACTAGCTTAAGCGACATCTAAAATGTAACTGGAAATGTAGTCTTAaacgtacaaaataaattaaaaaaaacaaatgcagaATCATATAAGCAAACTTTTTTCCCTCACGCGTTGAAGAATCGAAAAGAAAGTAATACAAGAAATATAaacctaaaaatatatatagaaaagaAGACTGTAGTTTATTTTGGTAATGTGGATTAACATGGATTAAGTTACCTAAATCTTAAATCCAGCcggaaaattatgaaattgtGCCGATAGCATAATGTTTTTAATCTAAAcgtttgagtttttatttttattgctaaaTGATTCGTCTTTTGCATGATAGCATAATGGGTAACCttaatttcataattattaaACATCAAAGGATAATAATTTACTTGAGcactaaataaacaaaaatagagTAAAGTCAGAGATGccaagtaattaaaaatttctttccCCAGTTAATTGCCAATAAAACAAGATAGCAAGAGCAATGCcattaacaatatttatttgcgcTTATAAACGTAGTAAAAGGCAATACAGATTAGGTCAGGCGCAAAGTAATACTTTGCAGTTTGTAAAGCAATGGTGGAAATTCGTGTGGATTTTCGAAGGGCGTCCACTTAATGTTGTGATGTGCAGAATAAGTTATACAAAGAGAATCACAATTATTTTGGATGCACATGTGGGGACAAGAACAGAATTAGAATAAACAAAAGGCATGGCCAGATCACCGGATGGCCAAATGCAGACAGCCAGAAAGCAAATAGAACAGAGTAGTTGAGAACACAGTGCCAGTTGGTCAATAGAAACTACTTTATGCTGATTGGGCTTAAACAGATGGATCTACTAAAGCTAATTGAATCAGCCCGGAATACTGTCGGTGCTCGGTCTAGGAGTACTGCGTGTGCGGATTCACGTTGATCATCtccatgttgctgctggggaAACAGAGATAAAACGTTGATTAGTTCAAGAGCCCCTAAAATTCAGCTAGTTGTCAATCAAATTGGCCAGTGCCCGATAAGGATTCAAGCTACTACTATCAAACGCTACTTAAATGTCAATACTTATCGCGCACCGAGCAAAGGTATTTTGGCCATGCTTAATTATGGGGCTTCAATGGGTTATGATATTCTCGATTCCCAGCGTACTTAATGCACTACAATTCTGTGGGAGCAGGGATACGGACAGGAAGGATGTTGATGATCATGAGGGTTACATGCGGATGAATCAGTTATGTTCGGGTGCAACTCACCTGCGACTGCAGCGCATATGGATGAAAAGCAGGGCCAGGCCCAATGTGATGCAAATGGCGCCGACCACAATGTACGCAATGCCCAGGAAAGGATTCTTGCCACCCAGCACGGAAGTGGTGGA
Proteins encoded:
- the LOC128261031 gene encoding zinc finger protein hangover isoform X1, which codes for MCDAAAATTATTSVEATATPGTGMVTGTPAGMGSTTGTGMGTNSPEATAATPTPKGERSARQNCCRLCVAPQTECISIINSYAADKEPLSTKIHNCVSIKITPQDRLSLQICHACISYLNSWQSFKNRCYSSQTKQRQWLEANKSKLFNYLDLNSAENGGGSFDHQQQQHQQQQQQQSESELEAEKATPTAAATAANILDGIHSLKKRKSLTVYPLPAIPIKDEPIDTDDDYQMKSIDESDDMVDPTMFLERSEHEGDVPLTASDYDYTAQHGVNASSVAASLPPNAVANVAAAGDSKVASCRACSLQFSTRANARRHERNLHPNLFQLSTDSPHNTPITKPTPALAAALEIQRAAAAAATAEANRAAGAAGGNISTQKYRQVVMNAFIKCEGGGYDYDNPEQYRPLLTRDKVEFIEQNDEFLEQYQTMTCRCCSKYFSTYKNFMAHVRKKYPMLPRNLCFNCLKMNDSKALFISHLKKRNCINLFRVLNALRGKTTTTTTTAMITAGLLDVPASDDAEGGGGGGGGVIADVDADADARAEVVTMSSPTVTTAGAAEAGGTPGGSSERPEKLRAKELLVNKLYECKLCPKGFRTKHEFRTHVYDKHADVQRKDNNSIQCSFCGLDFADPVDRRRHYNNMDCIVRLRCMTCDAKLETHQRFLDHVYQDHLGGVGGGGGASSDNASTTGSGMARSNSMEHSPGKRSLLGALGIGVGSSADESRSSSAAPPLTSTPKLAAQVGASATASGSASAQSSANRDASAPKSQYFSRMPQVCPICGQQYNNYNNVLRHMESKHPNKLPETYKCVRCGLGYPRISYLREHMINVHGVDKNRHSGGFEYIVNADAVKLADGSTPNVYTGRYDYVMKDLMSITNGGTLDDEEEEPGSVAKKMRLDDSSNNSSLVGVASQQKECPICNAVFSNNIGLSNHMRSHYTASNAVNAALAAANRMTPKSLTITATPAADSEMELLATAAAASSVSMAPATPANVPPAMANQTPQEQAVFRRSLDQAADRRFRRMRCRICQRRFSSKKSYRYHMLTDHQVQNVQFIKCKLCNAEFAYEKGLKVHLFKVHGRAIKDEMIIKQFECEVCSIVYSSELELQQHKRSVHKLTSVSASASTSVSASSKIDDDSLMEEAKPTAAELANLSALAAGASANASASGQGLQGTPLYWYQCKYCPSNFNTNKKLAIHINSHDEFDSNDYSCKDCGNVYSGRKSLWVHRYKKHPQVPDPAECSLCRKVFFDRQMHDNHTPTCNRKPITSTGAHQQQEPQLQQQQQQASLQPGRRTIFRHKTGDDEDEEEEEQDEQQLEDRANSDGNGTTVASGSATTVAAVVATSLKIRIPEVACTICGARFTDQEHFSKHIQKHEQELYVDNPLAAMFDDGPADVGQFQVERQNENGEYACDLCAKTFPQVIALKVHRKWHFRGDSKQNPIDGEATQLTNNNHTTNNNNNSMLHLRELHAVGLMPNQQQQQQQQSLNNSCNSSSMNNHNNNNNSSSSSNNRSKSMKRKRELKCEYCASTFISNNNLRRHMYELHKHEVSNLPEPPVIVVDEYLTCRRCQLKFETKELWIEHKLADAKVVRPFCPFQWGCDLCGEYLSRKEKLMNHINNHLKEEVIVPVATKAAIERTAAQEAAAATADAKAAAATTPLTSAGEAMNTEKQSLDNGQVAAATAAAAVAAATTSSVKLEEGREEEDSDDLDEEDSSGEEEESSGTGDDEDDDTDDEDGEGEDEDEEGDGGEGEDEEGVQPPGQLLPQKQHKAANHNQDDDDLVEEVISSDDDEGEDDGEVESDDDEDGDDDGEDDDDEEEEDDDVEEPEPVALPVRPLMNGKSKMPPLIVASSDDEDDDGVLPIEDIIEEEFDEDADPDPDPEEDAIEEVDDDDLDEGDVEDEPNVVSTASSSESESTTTTTSNSHSHSTGERRKKADDQLNDPGFTCDLCQLCFDSQELLQSHIKSHFLNGPKLSTAAAAVATKPTAAAATASGAAATSVATATATLATAAKTKPDSKSAVLAINNNNKSKTVAATAAKSATTVKTATAATN
- the LOC128261031 gene encoding zinc finger protein hangover isoform X4, giving the protein MCDAAAATTATTSVEATATPGTGMVTGTPAGMGSTTGTGMGTNSPEATAATPTPKGERSARQNCCRLCVAPQTECISIINSYAADKEPLSTKIHNCVSIKITPQDRLSLQICHACISYLNSWQSFKNRCYSSQTKQRQWLEANKSKLFNYLDLNSAENGGGSFDHQQQQHQQQQQQQSESELEAEKATPTAAATAANILDGIHSLKKRKSLTVYPLPAIPIKDEPIDTDDDYQMKSIDESDDMVDPTMFLERSEHEGDVPLTASDYDYTAQHGVNASSVAASLPPNAVANVAAAGDSKVASCRACSLQFSTRANARRHERNLHPNLFQLSTDSPHNTPITKPTPALAAALEIQRAAAAAATAEANRAAGAAGGNISTQKYRQVVMNAFIKCEGGGYDYDNPEQYRPLLTRDKVEFIEQNDEFLEQYQTMTCRCCSKYFSTYKNFMAHVRKKYPMLPRNLCFNCLKMNDSKALFISHLKKRNCINLFRVLNALRGKTTTTTTTAMITAGLLDVPASDDAEGGGGGGGGVIADVDADADARAEVVTMSSPTVTTAGAAEAGGTPGGSSERPEKLRAKELLVNKLYECKLCPKGFRTKHEFRTHVYDKHADVQRKDNNSIQCSFCGLDFADPVDRRRHYNNMDCIVRLRCMTCDAKLETHQRFLDHVYQDHLGGVGGGGGASSDNASTTGSGMARSNSMEHSPGKRSLLGALGIGVGSSADESRSSSAAPPLTSTPKLAAQVGASATASGSASAQSSANRDASAPKSQYFSRMPQVCPICGQQYNNYNNVLRHMESKHPNKLPETYKCVRCGLGYPRISYLREHMINVHGVDKNRHSGGFEYIVNADAVKLADGSTPNVYTGRYDYVMKDLMSITNDDEEEEPGSVAKKMRLDDSSNNSSLVGVASQQKECPICNAVFSNNIGLSNHMRSHYTASNAVNAALAAANRMTPKSLTITATPAADSEMELLATAAAASSVSMAPATPANVPPAMANQTPQEQAVFRRSLDQAADRRFRRMRCRICQRRFSSKKSYRYHMLTDHQVQNVQFIKCKLCNAEFAYEKGLKVHLFKVHGRAIKDEMIIKQFECEVCSIVYSSELELQQHKRSVHKLTSVSASASTSVSASSKIDDDSLMEEAKPTAAELANLSALAAGASANASASGQGLQGTPLYWYQCKYCPSNFNTNKKLAIHINSHDEFDSNDYSCKDCGNVYSGRKSLWVHRYKKHPQVPDPAECSLCRKVFFDRQMHDNHTPTCNRKPITSTGAHQQQEPQLQQQQQQASLQPGRRTIFRHKTGDDEDEEEEEQDEQQLEDRANSDGNGTTVASGSATTVAAVVATSLKIRIPEVACTICGARFTDQEHFSKHIQKHEQELYVDNPLAAMFDDGPADVGQFQVERQNENGEYACDLCAKTFPQVIALKVHRKWHFRGDSKQNPIDGEATQLTNNNHTTNNNNNSMLHLRELHAVGLMPNQQQQQQQQSLNNSCNSSSMNNHNNNNNSSSSSNNRSKSMKRKRELKCEYCASTFISNNNLRRHMYELHKHEVSNLPEPPVIVVDEYLTCRRCQLKFETKELWIEHKLADAKVVRPFCPFQWGCDLCGEYLSRKEKLMNHINNHLKEEVIVPVATKAAIERTAAQEAAAATADAKAAAATTPLTSAGEAMNTEKQSLDNGQVAAATAAAAVAAATTSSVKLEEGREEEDSDDLDEEDSSGEEEESSGTGDDEDDDTDDEDGEGEDEDEEGDGGEGEDEEGVQPPGQLLPQKQHKAANHNQDDDDLVEEVISSDDDEGEDDGEVESDDDEDGDDDGEDDDDEEEEDDDVEEPEPVALPVRPLMNGKSKMPPLIVASSDDEDDDGVLPIEDIIEEEFDEDADPDPDPEEDAIEEVDDDDLDEGDVEDEPNVVSTASSSESESTTTTTSNSHSHSTGASPEPHQKPFPQWAKALDSGCGSSNKANSSSSNSKRRGSNIGGNSNSNISNGSKDEA
- the LOC128261031 gene encoding zinc finger protein hangover isoform X3; translated protein: MCDAAAATTATTSVEATATPGTGMVTGTPAGMGSTTGTGMGTNSPEATAATPTPKGERSARQNCCRLCVAPQTECISIINSYAADKEPLSTKIHNCVSIKITPQDRLSLQICHACISYLNSWQSFKNRCYSSQTKQRQWLEANKSKLFNYLDLNSAENGGGSFDHQQQQHQQQQQQQSESELEAEKATPTAAATAANILDGIHSLKKRKSLTVYPLPAIPIKDEPIDTDDDYQMKSIDESDDMVDPTMFLERSEHEGDVPLTASDYDYTAQHGVNASSVAASLPPNAVANVAAAGDSKVASCRACSLQFSTRANARRHERNLHPNLFQLSTDSPHNTPITKPTPALAAALEIQRAAAAAATAEANRAAGAAGGNISTQKYRQVVMNAFIKCEGGGYDYDNPEQYRPLLTRDKVEFIEQNDEFLEQYQTMTCRCCSKYFSTYKNFMAHVRKKYPMLPRNLCFNCLKMNDSKALFISHLKKRNCINLFRVLNALRGKTTTTTTTAMITAGLLDVPASDDAEGGGGGGGGVIADVDADADARAEVVTMSSPTVTTAGAAEAGGTPGGSSERPEKLRAKELLVNKLYECKLCPKGFRTKHEFRTHVYDKHADVQRKDNNSIQCSFCGLDFADPVDRRRHYNNMDCIVRLRCMTCDAKLETHQRFLDHVYQDHLGGVGGGGGASSDNASTTGSGMARSNSMEHSPGKRSLLGALGIGVGSSADESRSSSAAPPLTSTPKLAAQVGASATASGSASAQSSANRDASAPKSQYFSRMPQVCPICGQQYNNYNNVLRHMESKHPNKLPETYKCVRCGLGYPRISYLREHMINVHGVDKNRHSGGFEYIVNADAVKLADGSTPNVYTGRYDYVMKDLMSITNGGTLDDEEEEPGSVAKKMRLDDSSNNSSLVGVASQQKECPICNAVFSNNIGLSNHMRSHYTASNAVNAALAAANRMTPKSLTITATPAADSEMELLATAAAASSVSMAPATPANVPPAMANQTPQEQAVFRRSLDQAADRRFRRMRCRICQRRFSSKKSYRYHMLTDHQVQNVQFIKCKLCNAEFAYEKGLKVHLFKVHGRAIKDEMIIKQFECEVCSIVYSSELELQQHKRSVHKLTSVSASASTSVSASSKIDDDSLMEEAKPTAAELANLSALAAGASANASASGQGLQGTPLYWYQCKYCPSNFNTNKKLAIHINSHDEFDSNDYSCKDCGNVYSGRKSLWVHRYKKHPQVPDPAECSLCRKVFFDRQMHDNHTPTCNRKPITSTGAHQQQEPQLQQQQQQASLQPGRRTIFRHKTGDDEDEEEEEQDEQQLEDRANSDGNGTTVASGSATTVAAVVATSLKIRIPEVACTICGARFTDQEHFSKHIQKHEQELYVDNPLAAMFDDGPADVGQFQVERQNENGEYACDLCAKTFPQVIALKVHRKWHFRGDSKQNPIDGEATQLTNNNHTTNNNNNSMLHLRELHAVGLMPNQQQQQQQQSLNNSCNSSSMNNHNNNNNSSSSSNNRSKSMKRKRELKCEYCASTFISNNNLRRHMYELHKHEVSNLPEPPVIVVDEYLTCRRCQLKFETKELWIEHKLADAKVVRPFCPFQWGCDLCGEYLSRKEKLMNHINNHLKEEVIVPVATKAAIERTAAQEAAAATADAKAAAATTPLTSAGEAMNTEKQSLDNGQVAAATAAAAVAAATTSSVKLEEGREEEDSDDLDEEDSSGEEEESSGTGDDEDDDTDDEDGEGEDEDEEGDGGEGEDEEGVQPPGQLLPQKQHKAANHNQDDDDLVEEVISSDDDEGEDDGEVESDDDEDGDDDGEDDDDEEEEDDDVEEPEPVALPVRPLMNGKSKMPPLIVASSDDEDDDGVLPIEDIIEEEFDEDADPDPDPEEDAIEEVDDDDLDEGDVEDEPNVVSTASSSESESTTTTTSNSHSHSTGASPEPHQKPFPQWAKALDSGCGSSNKANSSSSNSKRRGSNIGGNSNSNISNGSKDEA